From the genome of Cognaticolwellia beringensis, one region includes:
- the pdxA gene encoding 4-hydroxythreonine-4-phosphate dehydrogenase PdxA, producing the protein MVLRRIAITPGEPAGIGPDLMIKVAQQDWPIQIVAVASPELLTARAKLLNLPLNIKLYNVNDEVTAHKAGTLIVLPVPLEDVCEAGVANPNNGRYVVETLRIASEKNISGEFDAVVTGPVHKGLINKAGIAFSGHTEYFAHQANCSDVVMMLATEGLRVALVTTHIPLAYVSKAITHERLQKVARILHQDLINKFGIPDPKIYVCGINPHAGEDGHLGREEIDVMIPALDELRSEGMNLIGPLPADTIFQAKYLDDADAILTMFHDQGLPVLKYKGFGSSVNITLGLPFIRTSVDHGTALDLAGTDTADAGSFYEAINTAITLANNHEKDALEHKTL; encoded by the coding sequence ATAGTGTTAAGACGAATTGCAATAACGCCAGGAGAGCCCGCAGGAATAGGCCCAGATCTGATGATAAAAGTCGCACAGCAAGATTGGCCAATACAAATTGTTGCTGTTGCATCTCCTGAGTTATTAACGGCAAGGGCGAAGTTATTAAACTTGCCGCTCAACATTAAGCTCTATAACGTCAATGATGAAGTAACGGCACATAAAGCGGGAACACTTATTGTGTTGCCAGTGCCATTAGAAGACGTTTGCGAAGCAGGTGTAGCTAACCCTAACAATGGTCGCTATGTCGTTGAAACATTACGTATTGCTAGTGAAAAAAACATTTCGGGTGAATTTGACGCCGTAGTTACAGGGCCTGTTCATAAGGGCTTAATTAATAAAGCGGGTATCGCATTTAGCGGCCATACCGAGTATTTTGCTCATCAAGCTAACTGCTCTGACGTAGTAATGATGTTAGCAACAGAGGGATTAAGAGTGGCGCTAGTCACCACGCATATTCCTTTAGCTTACGTCTCTAAAGCTATTACACATGAAAGACTGCAAAAAGTAGCGCGCATATTACACCAAGATTTAATCAATAAATTTGGCATTCCTGATCCGAAGATTTATGTTTGTGGTATCAACCCACATGCGGGTGAAGATGGCCATCTTGGTCGTGAAGAAATTGATGTAATGATCCCTGCCTTAGACGAATTACGCTCAGAAGGCATGAACCTTATCGGGCCATTACCTGCTGATACTATTTTCCAAGCTAAATACTTAGATGACGCCGATGCTATTTTAACCATGTTTCATGACCAAGGCTTACCGGTACTTAAATATAAAGGTTTTGGCTCTTCAGTAAATATTACATTAGGTCTGCCATTCATCAGAACATCTGTCGATCATGGTACTGCTTTAGATTTAGCGGGTACAGATACAGCAGATGCGGGCAGCTTCTATGAAGCCATAAACACGGCGATAACTTTGGCTAATAACCATGAAAAAGATGCATTAGAGCACAAAACACTATGA